The proteins below are encoded in one region of Pseudomonas entomophila L48:
- a CDS encoding MaoC family dehydratase, protein MTQVTNTPYEALEVGQKAEYQKSVEERDIQLFAAMSGDHNPVHLDAEFAAKSMFRERIAHGMFSGALISAAVACTLPGPGTIYLGQQMSFQKPVKIGDTLTVRLEILEKLPKFKVRIATNVYNQNDELVVEGEAEILAPRKQQTVELVSPPNFVAS, encoded by the coding sequence ATGACCCAGGTCACCAACACGCCTTACGAAGCCCTCGAAGTCGGCCAGAAAGCCGAATACCAGAAGTCCGTCGAAGAGCGCGACATTCAGCTGTTCGCCGCGATGTCCGGTGACCACAACCCGGTGCACCTGGACGCCGAGTTCGCCGCCAAGAGCATGTTCCGCGAGCGCATCGCCCATGGCATGTTCAGCGGCGCGCTGATCAGCGCCGCGGTGGCCTGCACCCTGCCGGGCCCCGGCACCATCTACCTGGGGCAGCAGATGAGCTTCCAGAAGCCGGTGAAGATCGGCGACACCCTGACCGTGCGCCTTGAGATTCTCGAGAAGCTGCCCAAGTTCAAGGTGCGCATCGCCACCAACGTCTATAACCAGAACGACGAGCTGGTGGTCGAGGGTGAGGCCGAGATCCTGGCGCCACGCAAGCAGCAGACCGTCGAGCTGGTGAGCCCGCCGAATTTCGTGGCGAGCTGA